The following are from one region of the Sandaracinus amylolyticus genome:
- a CDS encoding NADH:flavin oxidoreductase yields the protein MDELFSRAALGPLRLRNRVIKAATYEGMSRGGIASRALVDFHRRLAAGGVGLTTVAYCAVADEGRTFEHQLRLVPESCTMLRELTRAVHDEGGAVSLQLGHAGTFSKVRGPNGRAPRGPSFGWNAYGVAAGLPFARAMDEQDVDRVIASFGDAASRAAELGFDAVEVHLGHGYLLSQFLSPATNRRDDRWGGSLENRMRLPLAVLERVRASVGRDLAVLVKTNLRDGFPGGLELDESIAIARAIEASGHADVIIPSGGFTSRTPFFLLRGGLPLDRMADAQPEWISGAAMRVLGRAIIDRYEFEESFFLPLARELRRAVRMPIALLGGLVSREGLVKARDEGFDFVVLGRALIADPELVLRMQRGELERTRCNACNLCVAETDIAGVRCVL from the coding sequence GTGGACGAACTGTTCTCGCGCGCCGCGCTCGGCCCGCTGCGCCTCCGCAACCGCGTCATCAAGGCCGCGACCTACGAGGGCATGAGCCGCGGCGGCATCGCGTCGCGCGCGCTCGTCGACTTCCATCGACGGCTCGCGGCGGGCGGCGTGGGGCTCACGACGGTCGCGTACTGCGCGGTCGCGGACGAGGGGCGCACCTTCGAGCACCAGCTCCGTCTCGTGCCCGAGTCGTGCACGATGCTGCGCGAGCTGACGCGCGCGGTGCACGACGAGGGTGGCGCGGTGTCGCTCCAGCTCGGGCACGCGGGCACGTTCAGCAAGGTGCGCGGGCCGAACGGTCGCGCGCCCCGCGGCCCTTCGTTCGGGTGGAACGCCTACGGCGTCGCGGCCGGGCTGCCCTTCGCGCGCGCGATGGACGAGCAGGACGTCGATCGTGTGATCGCATCGTTCGGCGACGCGGCCTCGCGCGCCGCCGAGCTCGGCTTCGACGCGGTCGAGGTCCACCTCGGGCACGGGTATCTGCTGAGTCAGTTCCTCTCGCCCGCGACCAATCGACGCGACGATCGCTGGGGCGGCTCGCTCGAGAACCGGATGCGCCTGCCGCTCGCGGTGCTCGAGCGGGTGCGGGCGTCGGTGGGGCGCGACCTCGCAGTCCTCGTGAAGACCAACCTCCGCGATGGCTTCCCCGGCGGGCTCGAGCTCGACGAGTCGATCGCGATCGCACGCGCGATCGAGGCGAGCGGGCACGCCGACGTGATCATCCCGAGCGGCGGGTTCACCAGCCGCACCCCGTTCTTCCTGCTGCGCGGCGGCCTGCCGCTCGATCGCATGGCCGATGCGCAGCCCGAGTGGATCTCGGGCGCCGCGATGCGCGTCCTCGGTCGCGCGATCATCGATCGCTACGAGTTCGAGGAGTCGTTCTTCCTGCCGCTCGCGCGCGAGCTGCGCCGCGCGGTGCGCATGCCGATCGCGCTGCTCGGCGGGCTCGTCTCGCGCGAGGGTCTCGTGAAGGCGCGCGACGAAGGGTTCGACTTCGTGGTGCTCGGGCGCGCGCTGATCGCGGATCCCGAGCTGGTGCTGCGCATGCAGCGCGGCGAGCTCGAGCGCACGCGCTGCAACGCGTGCAACCTCTGCGTCGCGGAGACGGACATCGCAGGCGTGCGATGTGTGCTCTGA